The Oxyura jamaicensis isolate SHBP4307 breed ruddy duck chromosome 9, BPBGC_Ojam_1.0, whole genome shotgun sequence genome includes the window aaagaggCCTAATGTTTTTCAGGCCGTGTTCAGCAGGGATTAAAGTTTCCAGAAACTGTTAAAACACTACTGCCTCATAGTATTTATTAAATAGCACTCTTGAAAAAGGaatatattaaaacaatacAAGCACAACGTCCTATTGTAACCTGCTCTGGAGGTGATAGAAGGGAGAACGGTGTTGGGGTCATTCCTGCTCAAAAACATATGAAGCCTTTACAAGCTCCTacttgaaagaacaaaaaagggggACAAAAATCTGGCGATATCTAGAGCCCAAAGAACTAAGGTTATTGAACCCTAGAATAAGAAACAAATTCTTCTCatctagtttgtttttttgtagttaaaacaacattttaaacaagATACAgttcaaaaatagtttttagTTATTACCCAACAGGACAAGCAACAACAGACTTCAAGATGACAACAAACAGCATTCCAGAGAAACAGAATGGGAAGGCAATTCTGAAGCAAGAAAGGCTTGAAACTACCTGTAATTTAtggagcaagaaagaaaatatcagaggaaatgtaaaataaattttaaataataataataaattgaattTAATGATTTCCTCTTTGCTTGCCTACCAGGACTGAAGGATGTATTTGAGCATGCAAACTTGTGAATTACAGAAGAGGACACAAGTTGTTTAGAGCcagtaataaaatattctccTGTATTTTGAGCCATAAACTCATATTTTTGGTTGTAGCTTCTTATGTGTGTTATGGTTGTGTAGTGCTAAGTTGCCCAGTGGTTGTGAATCACCTCAAACTGTTATGGTGTTTGATTTTCAGTATCTTCAGTGTTAGCAATGATTCTTTCAGTTGATTTCATTTCTACTTTAGAACAGGAAGATATGACATTGGAAGCTCTCATCTCATCCAATTTATTCAGTTCTCGGCCAAAAGAGACTGAAATGTTTACAGCTCTCAAGGATATGGCAGAGCTTACTCATTCTTGGCTAGCATGACCACACCATTTTAGTTTTTACGTTTAGTACATCTGTTTGAAATATAATGGAACAATTTTTATATGTACAAAACTGACCAGTAGGGAACTGAAATGTAGAAGAGAAAGTTCTTGTATAAGAAAAAACCCTTAATGAGGGTAACATTAATGAATTCATAGTGTAATTGCTTTCCCTGTCAACTGAGAACTCACAATAGCGTTGTATCTTATCTAAGTATCAGAGAATGGTTGTTGCTCATATGTCaagaggaaatatttccaatttCAGGTCTACAGATGGATTTAATTATATACATGTCTTTGCATGTTCCTGGGAAATCTTATCTTACGCTGTTGACCATTTTGCCTATGctaagaatgtttttaaagcagaggaTAGGTTGGGTTGACATTTTCACAGGAGATAGGCCTGTAAATAGCATTGaaatttaatgctgttttttaaacttcacCTCCCttaagtaattttgaaaatttcactCCTATTATATCAATTGTTACATTCCtaaattgctatttaaaattattgaacTGTCATGTGCTAACATCAGAAATTGAGTCTAAGTCTATCATTTTCAGTACAAAGCTCTGGAGGGAACTTGCTGCATtctgtgagttttttttgttgttgttgttgaaacaatcaagttttaaaaattttttaatcttcaatATCATATTTATCatagttatttaaaatgcatgtgttagactagaatttttttttcatttttgtttatttgaaacaCCTTTGCTCTCAGTTTGAGGGATGCAACTCTGCAACTCATATCAGTGCTTTATTTCTCAGACttattaaaatgagaattacatttttatctaGTTCTGTTTCCTGATATGAAACCAGAACTGCTAATTCTAACAAAAAGAGCTCATATTAATGTCTACATTATGCAAGTAGAAAGATATGGgcatatttttcagatttaattaaCATGATCAGGCAGATTGAAGGGGTGCTTAATGGCAGCTCCGCTGATGTTTGGACCATAGTTTTGTAAGTCTAATTTTAGACTCCATTACCCATCTTTGTTCTTGAATCATCTTATTTGTCTGACTTGCATTAATCACAGCCACAATAACATGCTATATTTCTTGCTTTAGCACAATGAAAAGCACACTGATTCTGATAAATAACAAGCATGAGGCACTTAAGAACATCCCAGTGGTCAGTTAAGTCACCCATTATTTTGGCTGTCTAAAAGCTGTACTGATACATTACTGgaatataaaatttcattttatccaGCAATTTTGATAGCTTGCATCATAAATTATAAACATCTCTACTTGAAAATTGCATGTTTATCCAGATCTTGTTTTTTGAATCATCTAATGATACAAACATATTGATAAGTACTTAAGAGTGGTTCAGAGTAACAGGAAGATTGCTTTtcaattcttttaaattattattttcttattaaaaatagtaCCTAGATAAAAATGTTACTAAGTGGTTCATGGTGTCCTGTAACTTTGAAGTTTACCATGCTTTTAGCAGGAGGCTGGTCTAGATGAGCTCCTAATATTCCATCCACCCTAAATTTTCAAGATACTACGACCATTAATGACTAATTTTCAAGATACTGATTAGATAATGACTGATTTTCAAGATACTATGACTATTAATGACAAAatcactattttctttttccttctgaaaggaaGATACCAAGTAATAGAAGGCATAATATCTCCTGTCAATGATGACTACAGGAAGAAAGGTTTGGTTTCAGCAAGGCACCGGGTAGCAATGGCGAAACTAGCACTAGAGACATCTGACTGGATTCGAGTTGATCCATGGGAGAGCGAGCAGGAGACGTGGACAGAGACAGTAAAAGTGTTAAGGTAAttacattgctttttctttctttatgaaGTTACTGACTGCCAGAAATCTGTCAGGCTGATGGATCAATGCACAGAACTCACTCTTGTAAAACACCCAAGCAAAGTGTGTCTGTTTATGGCATTTTCTCCGAGATAAAGTATTATATCTGTGACGCTAGAAATTCATGTCACTGTCCTCTGAGAAGGTTGTGTAATCAGTATTTCCATATCTGGAGTCCTTTCATTTCCCAGTGCAAAGCGGAAAGGCTTCACCCAGGCCTATGTGTTGGTACTGCACTGCGTAGTAATGTGCTTGTGCCATGTAAGTCACGAGATGCCATGTGGAAAGCCTCTTTGACACCAGTGCGCCCTGGAAAGCAATAGTCGTTGAAAGAGTTGGGCAGCAAAGTTCTTGGCTTCCTTGTTATTTCTCTAGTTTTTAAGTCACTAAGCAGGTAATAGAGAGATCTCAGTCAGAAACTAACAGAGTTCAGAACAGCTCCATTTGTCAGGAGCACCCTTATTCTAGATTAGCTATGTTGGCAGTATTATACGTTTAGGTTTGTGTTCGCACttcctttaaaagctttttttgtatTAACTCTAATAGCAAGTTAAACCCAAGCCTATAATTGCTGAGGTTCTCCACAAAATCATTGAGTTTGCTGTTACTGTgctagaaggaaaaagaaaacactttgtcCAACCCGCCTAGAAACGAAACTTTTCCCCATACGCTTGCTTTTGATAACAAGTGCATTACAGTGTAAGgtataaaaacacaaacttctTGTGCTGAGCACCTTCTGGAAACATAGGTGCTACAAAAGTCTACAGGCACCATTAAAGTGAAAGACTTTTTGGATGTCTTTCAAGAAAGAGTGCTGTAAGAAGtattaattatttcttattcctGCTCAGATTTTCTAACTTTCTAACTGAGAACAGTTGTTTGTATAGCTGAAGGCTTTAGCATGTGCCTTCCAACAGCTGCCCAGAAAGCTCGTAAGGCTTTAGGTGAAAGCCATTTCATAAGAACACCCTGTGTACTTGCAAAACATGTGCAGTGTACACAACTAGTGCAGCCTTTTGGTTCTGCTTTTCCTTGGTTCACTGGGTGAACATAAACATCCAGTTgcttctttcccccttccctctaGCCAGCAGAATAGGAGTAAAGGGTGGTGAGGGGGCTCAGGACACCCTGCTAGCCTATCTTCGGAGAAAACTCTGCTCTACTGTCTAATTGCAGTGGTAAGTGTTATGCACCAGTGAAGGAGATCACCAACACTTCTGTCCTGCGACGTTAGCTGGCTATAGGATTTCTCCCCCAGACTTTAGCTTTGTAAAAGTAAATCCTTGCAGAGAAGGAGCCACAAATCCTACTGATCAGGTGATCCTACTTACAAAGACTTTGATCTTTCGCAGCTCCAGCTGAATTGAGTACTACTTGCAAGATTGGGTTTCTGGATTGTAAATTTAGGATAAAATGTACTGCATATAAAAAATAGGATAAGGGGTACTGTAAATAAAACCTGTATGCATAActttttccttaggaaaaataGTATCAATGTGGCATGAGCAGCCAAATTGCCTTTCTGTCTAGGAAGTAAGCCACTAGTTTCATAAATAAATtcacaaaatgttaaaatggaTGCCTATGAAGGAGAGAAATTactttgaagtattttgttcCAAACAACGACCTATGTTTATGAGCTGAACCAGTGCCATAACTTAATGCTGAACCCTGTCCCTTGAAAGGGAAAGCAGCATCTTCATGAAATGGCACAGGTCGGTGCTTTGGTTTTTACACGGTAACTGtcacatttgaattttaaaaagaagaggtCGTTTTAAGGCTAGATTCTTACTAAGGTTCTCCCCTAGTTAGAACTTAGAGTTCATTGCCACCTCCACTGTAAGCCCCCCTCAGGTAGGAAATGTTAGTAGCAGTAGGAAGAGATTTTAGTGCAAGGGAAAGACAAAACCTATTGTACCTAGATGTCCCTTCCTTCCAGCGTTTTGAGTTGTATGCTTAACTGTAATAGAATATTGTGTCCTGAAGGGGAGGAATGAAAGGCCTTATCCTACAGTATTTCTTTTACCTGTGTGTGCTGATGTCATATTTCATCAGAATCTGTGGATTTTGCAGAGGCTTCCAAGTAGTTACGACATAAAAGAATTTTAAGTAGCAGAGCTGATATCCCACTTGTGGTTATGTCATTAGTTGCCTCTTACATTGAGTATGGAAGTTCTGAAGGCTGTCGCAGTGCTTGCTggtgtgctttattttcttacaatGTTGTCAGAACTACTAACCAACGAACTACATCATTCCTCTCGCAATGTAGATTTAATTGTAGTGCAGGTAGAAATTTGCCAATTCTAAATTAAATCATGGTACGTCTTACCCAACAAGATTTTCTGAATTGTGCTTGTGATTTTAATTATATAGACTCTTGAAGCTACATGCAGAGTTCAGAAAATCCTTGATAAACTGACAGATTGGCTTGTCCTTTTTTGGTGTCTCTTTAAAGTAACATAATCCTCCCTACCCCAGCATCTGAAACGCCTGCTGAACAGACCTTTTGGCAGCTAAGACTTTGCATTACTTGTGCTGTTAGTCCTGCAGTGAGTTCTTTGCCAGAAGTTCTCATTTTTGAATCGAGGCCCAAGAATGTCAATCCATGATGTGAAGTTAGTGTACTTGACTATACATAGCATCAGCCTGTTTACAAGAAGGCaggattaaaaatagaaatgtaggAAGGCACAGGCCAAGCTACTGCTACCTACTCTCTCCTGCCATATGTCCCACACCCCTTGTCTATACAGTTCCTTTAGACAGTGGCTGAGCACCAGAAATGACTGGAGATAATTATGCAGCCTGGCTAGGTGTATATTCTTGGCACTCATGCAACTTATTACTGTGTCTTGAAGTATTGAGCGTGATTTGAAGAGTGTATATTTAAGTCACTAAACTATAAATTCATTTCTTAGGCAGACGTTCAAAAGGTTATCTATGGCTTTGTATATATTCTGAATTTTGACAGAGTTAAGGGAAAAACTTTACCTTGTAACCCATGGTCTTTGCTCTGATACAGTTGTCTAAGACCCCACAGTCATTTTGCTTATATGTTTGCTGGACAGACACAAAGTGCTGGCTTTTGTACTCGCTGTGACCACACTGTTTAGTGATACACTTGCTTCCTGACATGATGTTGGCTTGTGCCACTTAATACAAGCATTGCATAGGCATGGCTCAGGATGGTGCAAGACTGGGGCTGTTCTCAACAGGCAAGGCTGTGCTTGAAGGAAGAAAGCCGCAGTGTATGGATCTAACACTGGCACTTGCCCTCAGTCAAAGAAGGAGCCACCACCATGAGGAGGCAGTACCAGTGCATAGTGGGGCACCAATGATGCAGAGCAGCAAAAGAATAAAGTAATTGAAACtccagaaaatgacaaaataatctTTGCATGTCCTCATAGATCTGAAATCAGTAAAGTTAGAGGCATAGCAGGTGTGCAAAATTGTACGAGAACTGTGTATTTTGAATTTCTGGGGATTGGGgtcacttttaattaaaaggaaaagcacaagGTGAATGCTCAGGGAACATGCTTTTGTGGAGAAGAGGATGAGAGAAAACTcatgaaaacttttaaagagCAGAAACATTGTGTCTGAGGGATTTTGTTTAATGAAGAAATCAAATATACTGATTCAAGTGTGACTGAAGTGTGCTTTTTTCTAGTACAAAcctccaaaatgttttaaatttaatgatGCTATAAAATTTTCCCTAATAGTAGAATTTCAAAAAGGAattgaaaaaatgtcattacaTGGATTGCTTGTGGATTGAGCAAAATTTAAGTACATTTCTACTAATCTCATGGTAGAAGGAatatagtgtgttttttttaacaaattataTTCAAATCCAAAGTGCATAAAAGTAGACTGTGTTCCTGAATGTGAAAGCACCGGGTAATCGCTTTGTGCATCTCTGAGAGGATTATCTCACACagaagcctttattttttaaatgcaggcaCCATTACAATGAATCGCTCAGACTGCTGCAGTACAAGAAGGaattcatgaaaaacaaacagcccttAGAAAGATCTACAGAGAATTCCCTTTCTTCCCACTACACAGGTTGGTTCGTAAGTCTCAGTGTCATTTTGTTcatcaaaacaataaatacagcattaaaaacaatacAACTTCACCAGATTGGACAAATTGATGAAGGTGAACACAGTAGCAGCGAAGTTTTGAAGATTGGAGCTACCTGCCAAAAACAAGCCATGCCAAATGCCAGCATGACTCCTGGTGCAGTTACTTTGGAGTAATTTCCATGCAATAAGGAGATTTCCACCACTCTTCTACAATAAGGAGACTTATTTCGGGGTTGTATTAATGTTTGGTTTTATAAGCATCAGTTTGTGTGTCAGAGATGTATGCTGTGGCCTTGCTGGTTTTGCTAAGTATAAAGTATATTATTAAAGATATTAATAAGTATAGAGATTATCTATAATTGTAATTCTTATGTTATACAATGAACAAAGTATATGGATGCCAAATCTTTGATGCTaatgcattgttttgtttgttttactgcattTCTGGATAGAAAGGTCTCTACTGGCATTAGAAGTATGGCAGATTCTGGAAACACCGTCAGCTGTTGGTTTCCTATTTTACCACATTCCcttgctctgtgttttgctAGGATACTGGTGGATTTCTGATACTTTACATTTTTCCTATGGTGTTGCAGCACTGCTTGGACATGAATGATCCATTTAGGTTATTCATGGCTACGCAAAGATTTCCACAGTATGGGCTGTTTTATCGTTACAAATGGCAGAAGAATAAAAGCCTCTGGTATTGGGACTGCAGTTGAATCTTGTCTGATGGGGTTTATCATTGTTGACAAGTGACAAGTCACGTTTTTCTCATTACCCCATTGAGGAAGATGAGTGGAAAAGCAAGCGAGACTATTTCAGCTTTCCTTGATGTAAAAATTCTCCTTTGggtattattttcttcagctttttcaaGCTTTATggcattttctgtaaaaactaggcaagaaagcaaattttcaaactagtctttctttcctgttaaaGTTTCTTAGTATAGAATCAGTCAGTCATCAGCACAGGTTTCCCCTAAAGTCAAACACAAGCTACAGCAAAAAGGGGGTGAAAAGAAGGACTGGCAAGAAGTAGAACTCCTTGTCTAGGACATGGtggctggtttttttttttctattcatattCTATGGGACAGCTAATCCCAAAGAACAGTCTGTTGGTGTGGACAGGAAGAAGTCTAGCAACCTGTTGCTACTTACTTTTTCAGCCTTGAGTGCTTTGTCAGACTGGGCAACAATATGCGCATGGTTATATTAAACACATGGCCCACCAAGAAGGAATGGAACagtttttccccatttgttcGCTAGCATGCTATGGAGTGGAGCACAGGGAAAGATCAAGTGCTACTGAGAACTCCAGATCAATATAGTTCCCTCTCTGAAAAACGCATGTTGGTCAGCACAAGCTTTCTAACAGGAGGTAACTGACACTCAGTTTTCCCTCCCCCCACATCAACCCCCCAACAAACCAATGAGGAATCGATGAAAACTATTGAGTCAggattttctgtgaagtttgCAGGAAGGCTCTTCCATATAATGGAAACTTTCACAAAGTTCAGGTTGGATTTCATGGTACGGAATTCCATACTATTTTTCTACTAGATGTATAGCTACTGAACTGTAAGATTCCGTTGTTGCTGGCTGtcattttgtttcacaaaaaTCAGGTCATTGTAGTATGCATTGCAAATAAAAAGATTCATTAAGGAAAGGTATTGACAAGTGATTGTGGTTTTATTAAACTCAGAATAGCTTACTGATGCTACCCATTTAGGACCTAGATGGAAAAGACTACTGGGTCCTTTTATTTGACTTTAGTGTCCAAACTCTAAGCATCAGAAACAGCTAAAACTGGCTTCTTCTCAGAGACTGGTTAGTCTTCTGTACTTGATAGCCTGTACTTTGCAAAAGTCTCAGGATAGCTCATGCTTCTTTGCCTGTGTTCTTAAAATTTTGTTGTTATGGTAGCATAAAATGTAGGTAGTCTTATTGAAAAAGTTAGGTGTTAGGGCAGCTCCAGATCTTCATCTGAGTGttcaatgtttttattgaaaagTAGCATCCCAATCAGTGTAAAACAGGGCTGAGCAATTCAGATGAAACTACCATATTACAGATTGCTTTGAAAGGACTTCCAGATTTACATCTAATGTTTCTTAAAAGCTCCTCTCAGTCCCTCGTATACTGTTCTGCTAGGATTTGCTGTGCCTCCTTGATTCACCAAGCATAGCTTCACATGCAgtgcttcttttcctgtttacaaGTGATGGCTGATTGTCTTCATTTCGTTTTGAATTGGATTCCCTGCACTTCAAGTCTCTTAGTTTCCTTACGCAAACAGCTTTGCTGTcacctttaaaatgtttttcctggcaTAATCCAACAACAGTCATCCTTCATTAGGCCTTGCTAATTCTTAAATCCAGCTACTTCCTTCGTATTATTTCTCCTTAGCTTACGCTCTCCCTTCTCTCTGCGcaacactgcaaaaaaaaatagaatttgttTGCCTGCCATTATTGATTGAGCTATACTGATTAGAAACAAGCAACAATTTCCCTGCTTCAGACATGCCATAACCTGAAATAAAGGTTATTGACTCAAAAAATGGAGCACTGGAATAATTATTTGGATATTATACCATTACAGATAGTGGAAGCTGCAGATCATTACTTAGCAAAGTGTCCTTGAAGGGCTGAAGTGACATGCTTCTTATTGGCACAGATCTGGGGATGTGtggagatggatttttttttttaatgaatctctcatttatttttctctttacagtTCTACCAGAATTAAAGCTACTTTGTGGGGCTGATTTTCTACAGACGTTTCAGACACCCAATCTCTGGAAGAAAGAGCATGTCAAAGAAATTGTGGAGAAGTTTGGTTTGGTCTGTATAAGCCGTGCTGGCTCTGACCCTGCTCGGTATATCAGTGAATCAGAACTTTTAACTAAATTTCAGCACAATATCTTTCTGGTGAAAGAATGGATTCAGAATGAAATAAGTGCAACACAGATACGTTATGCCTTGTGCAGAGGATTAAGTGTAAAATACCTTGTCCCAGATTCTGTCATATCCTACATTGCACACCATAATATCTACACAGAAGAAAGCGAGCGGAAGAATGAGGGTGACTTGCTTCAGCCTCTTAGGTTGCATAACACAACAGTAAGCCCGCTGAATGACTGATGCCAGTAGTGTGTGGAGAGGACAGACgttgcattttttccatgtgaaattTTGGAAAGGCATTTCTCGTTATTAAGGGGAAAATACATCAGCCCAAAATTTCTTGAACTCATGCActgttttaaattcatgttttcGTTTGTGGCAATGCTTTATCAAATCAGCACACTCAGTTGAACACattgaaaatagaagaaataagatcttagcaataaataataatctcCAGTAATACTTAAGGTCAAATATCGTACTTTTCTGAACTGTAATTCTTTAATCCTACAGGCAGTTTAGGATGAAGATGCCTTACTGTTCTGAAGCAGCAAAATTAAATGAGTCATAACTtctccttatatatatatatatatatatataaatattttcttttacattaaaaaatgtgtgtatatagattagtgtgtgtatatacatacacacacacacacacactaatctgtctatctatatatatataaaagcactCCTAAACTTTTGACTTTCTGGACCCCAGAATAATTTTTGCTTCTGATGGGTACAAGTGGTGTTTTGGCAGTTAGGACAAAAGATAGAATAGAGCCTTTTTTCATGCAAGTGCTTAAAAATGCAGGCACCACTCATGTCAGTTGTAAATCTCCTGATTTACAAATGAAAGACAGTCCTTATCAATAAATTTCAAgtgtttctttgcttctgtgaTCCAGAATAAGTAATTCCAAGAGTAAGTAATTGCCAAAGCCATGGGATAGATAACATATCCAAGAGGATTGGGTCATTAGAagcttttttgctgttgaaaaagTGAGTTAATGTTGTTGGTCATATCATAAAGTGAATCAAAATGTAGCTGATATTTTCCATAGATGAATTAATCTTCTTAATTaatcttgtattttcttgttcctttggCATGGTAgcaatgtaaaagaaaaaaacttttacttttatttttcagagattgCCAAACCttaaaaaagaccttttttcATGAGTAATACTAAAACGTGTCCAATCTTTACTAGACCAGAGAGTCAAGCTCAAATTTTTGTTGTATAAAAACTGTAAGTTATGTTGTCTTCTTTTTTACGGGTGTATTTACTTTTAAGTGATAGGAAAAGGTAGTATCAAAAAcaaataaggaaggaaaaaaacacacattcttCATTCCAGTTTGAATATAACAAACTAAAGTTTCAATAAGTTGTTCTTTTCTGAACTGTTACTTAGACTAGGTACATCtgtttgtaaagaaaagcattaattCAGCATAGTCCTGTATTGATGAACAAATAAAACGGAAAAGATACTGGTTTTGTGCCAAAATCGAGAAGTACTGAGATAACAACAGCATAGAACTTAAACTGTACCATTTGAAAAGACACGAgggaaaatatatgaaaatagcTAAGAGGCTTTCTCAGTATTTGAGCGCTAAGGCTAGCTTGacaaatttattcttttgtatGTTGATTGCCTATTTTTCTGATCCAATCTAGCTCACTTTTAACAGAAGACCCCTTCAAAGAATATCAGGGGGATAGCTATTCTGTGAGCAACAATGAGCATGTGAAGGTTGCTATAAAAGCACTGCAGTATCTTTGATTTTCCTGTACtcaaggaagaggaaggaaaacagccaaaaaCTTGACTTGAGGCCTCAGAAAGATGTAGTTCcttttttacttcttaaaaaGGTCTACATAAAACCATGGTGTAGTAGAAGGTGCACTACTACAACAGACTTGATGTTGAAAACTAGCTACTGGCTTGTCTGAAAGCAAATTACTGTTATGTCTTCGCACTGAATGATTGCTAGCATTTGACACTTTCTGTAGTGTcactaaaatacaaattattttttgacatAAAAGCAAGTGTTTGACTTGGAAGGTTCCTGCTCTACAAATTACTAAAATGTAGGAGAGTTACTCCTTTGCACTGCCAGAATCAGGGTGTGGAACTGCAAGGACCTTTAGTGTAGTGCATTAGAACTATTTGGATGTTATCCCTTTGAAATAAAGAACTCCACTCACGTAGTGTAGCGCTGTACTGGGTGAGGGTGGAAACATGGGCATACACAACTTACACAACAAACACAACAGTAACATTAGGGAACTAAATTTGgctgaaaaaggcaaatgagaAGTGAATCTCTGTGTGTTCCAATGTTGTTAAAATTAACTGAGAGCATGCATTGTGTTGTGATGCAGCATTTATTATGATGGGCGTTAACCACTGCTGCTTAATGCAAGATGCCACCTCACTGGCCTGTTTTGAGCCCTCAGCTGGCCCTACAGCTTCCACGGGTAGAATTAAGGAGCTTGTAGAACAAGTTAATGCCAGACACAAACTGCTTACACTGAAATGGTCTTATGATTGTTTTCCAAATAGAAGGTGGCATAAAATAGCTGGAACGTAATCAAGCAAGTAGGATGTGcctcaaaaaaatatatatacaggtGCATACCCTCTGTGGGTTTAGGTAATAACTTAAACTAAAGCCATTTAAAAGATCTTATTTTTGAGTAGCTTGAAAAATGAAGAGTTAATATGGTTAAAATGGATCTCTAGATAATCAGTGGCCTTACAGAAGCTATAGGGAAGATGAATGTTTCATTCTGTTTAAATCAAGTTATCGTGGTGTCATTAGAACTCTCAGAGGTTCAGCCTTGTGGAAGGATTTAAAGGCAACACTTCAACAATAATCGGATTAGAAGGACTTGCATAGCTACATGGTctaaaaaacagataaaagaaaCCCGAGTTCAAACTTGCCACAAAGAAAGGCAGTGAGCTGTGAGGTGCAGAATCAACACACTGTTCTGAGACTTTGATTTCGACAATTACCCAAAGTAGGGATGCCTGCAGATTTCAATGGTTACTGGAAAATGATCAGCAATGACAATTTTGAGGAGTATCTGAAAGCACTGGGTAAGCTTCCTTTCATGTTTCTTTGATAAATAATCAATCAATGCTACCTGTCTTAGTCTTGACATGAACCTATTTTTCCTTGTACAGtcataaatcatttttgtgagaaataatttttcaggaaTACGCTGTAAGAATTGCTGTATGCAAAATTGTCTTAAGCAGTCTCTACTTTTTAACATCTTGACGATTAATTTTACAGTGATTAAACTACATGTCTGAAAGAGATAAGTGGCAGATTTCAAACTTCAAACCCAACCATAACT containing:
- the NMNAT3 gene encoding nicotinamide/nicotinic acid mononucleotide adenylyltransferase 3; translated protein: MSMKSRIPLILLACGSFNPITNMHMRLFELARDHLHQTGRYQVIEGIISPVNDDYRKKGLVSARHRVAMAKLALETSDWIRVDPWESEQETWTETVKVLRHHYNESLRLLQYKKEFMKNKQPLERSTENSLSSHYTVLPELKLLCGADFLQTFQTPNLWKKEHVKEIVEKFGLVCISRAGSDPARYISESELLTKFQHNIFLVKEWIQNEISATQIRYALCRGLSVKYLVPDSVISYIAHHNIYTEESERKNEGDLLQPLRLHNTTVSPLND